The genomic stretch ACACCTCCTCCACATGTACGAGTAACCCCTGCTTCTTCTGGTATGTTCTCCCCATAGTTCCCAGGGTCATGTCAGTCAGTATCTGCCACAGGCTGTCATCTCTGTCCCACTCAATACATACCTACCTACAAATTCCTAACAAACAGTGTTCACTGACTTTATCCATCTTTCTAATAGCAACAAAGCACTGACTAATTCCTGTCCATACAGTCTCTCATCATCGGGCCTAGTACTTGTCTTGGAACAGATGGTTTAAATACTACTCCTGTAAGACTTTCACTGTCAGTGAGATTAACTAATTGCCCAATCATGAGTGTAAGGGGTAAAGTATATCACCATCTTACAGTAAAAGGGAAAAGAACAACACAGGCACACCTAACTATTATCCACTTTCATAAAAAGTACACTTACTCAGCTATACACACTTCTGAAAACATTTTGGCATACTGCATAATAAtgggaatttttcttctgtgttttccgAGACTTATAAAGCATCCACAGAAGGTAGGTAGTTCAAGGACTCAACATACTAAACTAAACAAACCTGTTTTAagccactaaaaacaaaatactcagaattatacacaccatcacaaaGGATCCACATTTACACCACTACTATGGTccataactaaataaatctttgctCATCTTTAAAACTACACCAACATCTCTTAGTTTGTAAGTTATCAACAGGGCTTAAAAATCCACAAATaacgaagaagaaaaaaaaatcatcttgcaTTACCTGTAGGCGTGGTTGGCGCTGGAACGGTGGGAGACGGTACTGAAAAAACAAGAGGGACGTTAAGTTGTGTGAAATAAGCCTGCAACAGCAGCTTCACAATCTGGAAACACTATTTTAGCTGAGGTTTATAACAACATCACCCAATTAGTTTCTCCTTCCTTAGAAATGAATCCATCAAATTTTGTGGCATCTCACGTCCCCCTAAGACATTTCTTTGCCTTTCTCAGAGCTAATTAGCCACACTTAGCTTCTAACAAACATCTACAAGGCAGATAGCAGGCcttacatttttcctttcccttcttgtgGGCAGGGGAAGAAAATTAACATGACTGAAACACAAACACTCCACCACAGACAATAAGGTTTAAACTATTTTTGAGAAATGACAAGATACAGTGGCAGAGCGAGGCCCTTGCTTGTGTGTGACTTACCCAGCGCTACCCATCCCACACAGCGGGAGATAAGCCGGACACAGTCAAACCCATCAAGCTCACAGCGGATGAGGAAAGCCCTATCAAAACTAGTCAAGTGCGTGCGACTCCCTGTTAACTTACAGTGACATCAGAACAAACAACTGCTGGCCAGCAGGGTGTGCTTactcctgcaatcccaggacttgggaagtagAGCCACCAGGAAATAAATGGTTCAAGGCCAGAATGAGCAGCAtgagggtggagaggaagaggggggggggcggggggagaaaggACCAGTTGTTTCAACTAGGATTTTTTCTTCAGGGTAAAGAGTAAAAGCCAGAGTTCCTCAAATATAAACGATAAATATAGAAGTTTACTTAGCTGTAACACTTAAAGGGAAGAACTGAACATCAGTCaattcaacaaaacaaagcaggaaatGAAAAGACTTACACCAACACTTCAACCACCGTCCCTTTTATCAACAGGAACAGGCTACTGGTGTCTGCATGGTAACATGGTCAGAATGCAGCGAtgacccactcccaccccatgtGGTCACAGCCCCCAGCAATAAAGTGAAAACTTACCAGAGCAGGATTCAGTCCGGTTCACCTGGCTACAGTTTTTTACAAATTCACTTGAACAATAGGTCTTATTTCctatgaaaagagagagacaaagagcaaTTACTCGGTTACATTACACCTTTGGCTTTGCTACTAAGCACCAGAACgttactaaaacaaaacaaaaacacttcctAAATTCGAAGCCAAATACGGCTAGTAAACATCTGTCTGGAAGAGATGTGCCAGAATTTCAAAAGCCAGCTTTAGCTCATAGTGGCACCCCTTCTGTTTTCGTTTTTTTAAAGGTCTAAAGAGCTATTCCTTTCCCATTGtcttaaagaaatttaaaaaccactTGAGTATACTGAACAGATAACCAGCCAGAATCTACAAGAGGCTACAAGAGGTAAAAGATGTGGTCAAGTCCTTTCAGCAGATGTAGTAGGCAGAGGGTCTGCAGAAGCAGTAGCCGCTCTAGTCCACAATTCCTAAACAGCTCTCCTCAACTGGCAGGCTGGGAAGTGAAAACTGGAGAGCCTCAACAACAAATCTTAAAGCAGAGCTTTAACTCCCACTCCTACACACTGCACATGGAGGTAGGGAACACACCTTGAAGCTCCACTTCATAGCTTAATGTACTCATACCACCAAGTGTTAGCTCCAACCAATAGCGTCATGAGTGTTCTGAGCTTTATGTGCTGCTTCTAATACCCACTGAGTAAAGGAACTTAACACAGGactatgtttttattgaaaaacaaaacaaaacagatcctAACATATCTTTAATAGATAGTTCTGCTGCTAAGGAAAGCTGCAAGCACCTTACCTTATGGAAACAGAGTAATCTACATTGTGCTATTATATCTGAAGAGAACTCTTTCATTTCCACAGACTTAACTTAGCTCACAGCCTTCAAATGTTTGCTAAATTAATGAACTTAACATCACAGAAACACAAGGGCCAAGTGTCCTTCTTGCTGCTCCTTCCCAGCTAAGCATTCAGCAACGCTCCACACCATCTCTTTCCAGGTCATCTCCCAGACAAAGGGCTCCACTTCCAATGAAAAGTACAGGTAATTCTAGCACACCTTACTCCTTCTGCAGATCTAAAAGTTCTCTTCCTTTAAAAGCTACTGAATCTCAACAGTCAAGTGTAAGAAATCCAAATGGGGTCGAGGGAGATTCCAAGGAAAATGTTAAGCGGACATACAAGTGTCAGATTTGGAAAATAAATACTGTACACTATCTTAAATATTCTACAGAATTTCCAAATATTCAAGACTATAAAGTAGAGCTTGTGATCCCAAAGTTTCTTACCTTCTTGGCATTCTAACCAAAAGCAGGTAATATTAGCAATGGTGGTATTAACACAGGAAATACAGCTGTTGTGGCTCTCACAGGTTTCTGGAGGGAAATTATGACATCAATAAATTGatatttcatttagttttttctgcatcttttttCAACAGTAAGCATTAAATATAGTTCTAATAATTAATAGTGATAAAACTTTATAAACTGGTTTATTAAGGAATTTCACGCATCGGCCAGCAAGATGGCACAGCACGTAAAGGTTGATGACCTGCGTTCAATCCCCTGGAccatgtcttctgacctccacttgtgtgCTGTGGCaagtgtgtgttcacatatatagaaatatagaaaacattcTTAAAACCTGGCatagtgttgcacacctttaatcccagcagttctaagggagaggcaggagaatctgagctctaggccagcctggtctacacagtaagttccacgacagccagagctatgtagtaggaccctgtctcaaaaagcaaatcaatttaaaaattccAAGCATCAACTATGAAACTATAAGGAAACTTAAGGAAAACAGGCTAGTGGGCATATTCAGTACTAGATTATCAGACAATCCTTCACAAGACTGAAAGACGCCCAGGCATACAGGAATTCTCAAGACAAAACACTAGGGGAAACACTGTTATAACACCAACATAGAAAAATCAGCACTTCCAAAcatcagagaaagaaacaagcttTAAGTTATAGAGTGAAGGTCTGAAAAACTCAACTCTGATGGTGCCATTCTAGAAACACGCTAACTTCCCCGAGATCTGGTTTTCAGCAGTGGTTTGCTTTCCACGGGGTCCTCTTGACAGGGCCCTTTTCACaggtgtatgcatgtacatggaTGTATATTTTAACAACTCAGCAATGGAAACCAGTAGGCCTCAACCTGTGTCCCCACccctgggggtgtgtgtgggtggactGTGTCCCCACctctgggggtgtgtgtgggtggactGTGTCCCCACCTCtgggggggtgtgtgggtggACTGTGTCCCCACCCCTGGGGGGGAGGAACGACTTTCACAGGGatctgcacatcagatatttacattacagttcagaacagcagcaaaattacagttctgcaGTAGGAACAAAAGTAACTGTATGCACCGcaacatgaactgtattaaagggtcccagcatcagGAAAGGTGAGAGCCACTGACATAAACCAAACTGTCCAGAAACAAGAACTCAGCCAGCCAATTACAACTCTGCTTCTGGACAAAGAAACCGACTTAAGAGAATGGGGctaacttcctttctttttagaaacagggtACCTGCAACCTTCTCCTTTGTGTTGTGTTCGCCTTGACCGAACAGTTCTGCAGAAGCCCTGTATCCCGAGAGTTACGCTACTGGAGGCGGGCCGGGCCAGGCCTGGTGGAAGAGGGCATTCGCAAAGTGCACGCCTGATGATGGGTGTAGCATGCGGAAAGCTACTTTGCACACTGAAACTTATCCCGTAATTTCCAGAAAACACAAGTTATCCCCTCCCAGGGCATTTCAATTACACAAAGGCAGTTAATTTGGTACTTCAAGGCTTCTCTCAGTATGCAGAACCCACACATTACAATTCCGGTGGAATATTGTCAAATAAGcaggagaccaaaaaaaaaaaaaaaaaattttttttgtttatcatCTTAACCACGTCAGAAATTCCCAGAAATCTACtgtgttcatttaaaatttttttggaaCTTGGCCCTAGCATCTTTCTGAGTTTAACAAGAAATCGGTTATTCTATGCAGTTTTATTCACATAAAATGCTGAAACTAGAGATGGCACTGGAACAATATTAACTCGAAAAATACGCCAAAGTGAAGTCATTACACTTCCGCTGAGAAGTGTAGGTACTTCTTACCTAGGTTAAGTACAATAACCAATTTAAACATCTCCGTGTTTTCACTTCATTACTTCAAGTTTATCCTGTCTGTCTCATTTGCGCAGTCACAGCCTATGCCAATTTGTACAAACCTTAACAAACCCTAGAGTTGAACAAAAAGGCGTCGTGTTCCTTGATCGGATTTCAACAAAATCGACTGGACTGGATTTCGACCTAACTCCCAAAAACCATCAAAAAAAGACAGGTCGGCGGGTGAGCAGTTTATCTTGCTCTTTTAgaatcgccccccccccccaggatttCACCTCCCCCCATGCGCTCTCACACACCCGGCACAAACGTAGGTACGTCCCCTTTACACACTCAAACCTCACACACAGCCAACACGGCTCTGCTAATAATAAGTCAATGCGAAGTTACAGGAGGCTCAACTTCTTAAGAGGCAAGcttgctgggggcggggggcggacaGCGACGAGTAATTCATCTTTAAGCCGCCCCCCGCCAAACTTCCGGAAAAGCCTCGAGGGGGAGGACAAGAGCCCGTCCCAGGAGCCCAAAGCGTGCGCCCGGCGCGTCGCCTCGCCCAATTACTCCCAACTGCCACCGCAGAAGCAAGCCACGTCGCCGTCCCGAGCTGCGGCGCTTGGGGACGGCGCCTCCGAGGCCAAGGCTCCAGGAGCGCGGGAGCAGCGCCGCGGCCTAGCTCGCCCCGCCGCCTTCGCTCCCCACCCGTCGGGCGGGGCGGCCATGTTGCGCGGGTCCCACCGGGCCGTCGGGCGCCCACCTGGCGGCGTGGTGGGCGTGAGCACCGTCGGGACCGGCTTGGGGGTTACGGTCGAGGTCCCAGTCGTGTTGGGAGGAgagctgctgctgttctgctGCGCCGCCGACACGCAGAGCACGGCGAGGCAGGTGGCGGCCCAGAGCAGTCCGCGGGAAACGCCCGACATCgtgtcctcctccctcagtcCAGGCGGCCAGGAGAAAGCTGCGGCGAGCCAAGCTCCGTCCAACCCGGCGTCCCCTGCGGCGCCGCCCCCGACAGTCCCGCCCCGCGGGAGCGCGCGCGGGGAGTCACGTGGGTGGTGGGCGGGGCGATGGGCGGGGCGGGCGAGGCCACCTGGAAGCCCCGCAGGAGGGGGGAGCAGCGGCCGGAAGCGCCTGCCTCCATACTGCTCTTGTGGGACAGCTGTCCATGCTTCGCGTGCGGGCCTTCTCTTCCGGAGAGGACCACGCGCGACGCAATGGGCCCTTTCACACGTCTACAACAGGAAAACCTCCCCCCCCATCCCTGGGGAGGATAGAATAGCCCACGTGACGTAGCGAGAGGCGGCCACGTGACCTCCCCGGTAGCGTGCTGCGGGGCTCGGTTTAGTCCGGAAGTTCTGAGATGTGGGTGACCGAGGAGCTTAAGTTGTGCCGCCGCGCTCGCTTGGTGCTCCGTGTGAGGTGACGGCACCTTGTCTTCATTGAAGTCTGATATGTTTTTAAGTGTGATATTGTTTGGGGACTCCGGGTGATGACGGAATCACGTGATCGAGGAGTTTCTGCCAGGCCGCCTGTTTGGTGCCAGCGGCTTGTGGGTGGGACCGAAAGTGATCGCCTGTCCCTGAGGCTTCCGAGTCCCTGGTGTGCCCTTGCCCAACCTGCTCAGTCACTGAGAGAGCCGCAGTAGCGGCCGATCTGTCCCAGCCCCATCACTGTAGTCAGAAAGACGGTCAGGGCTGAAGAGCCTTCGTGTCcattcccatccccacctccccccgGCCCCCATATCACAGGTGAGGAAATCTGAGACATGGGGAGATGACCTGACCCTGAGACCACGATTGCCTGGTGTCAATTGGCATTTTCAGTGCCTGCTGGCACGACTCGGGTTCTCCGTAGTCCTGAGCGCCATCTGATGCTGGGTCTCATAAAAACGCTCAGTGATTGATATGCTTAAGTGCTTAGGTAATTAGActtgaaatagatttttattatgtgtgtgagtagTCACCTGCATCTGTACATGAATGTGACCATGTGTGTCTGCTGTCCAAGGCGGCCAGAAGAGGATGGCagatccccccgccccccgaactggagttacagagggtcatgtgggtgctgatacCACCAAAATTGATGGTTTCATTTCTAAGGAAAGGGAAACTAATACTGGGTGTGAGTAACTGTCTGATAGAAACTACTCAGCTTGCTCTTGCTTTTGGAGAGAGTGGTCTGTGAATGTAAAATCTCAAGACTTACCTCACACTGATCAGAACTTGACTTTTCACAAGATCCCCAGAAGCTATGAACAGATACAGACTAAGACTTTGAAAAGACTGTATTATACGCTAACGTGCACAGAGCCAACTCATCTGTCCTGAATTGCCAGTTTGAATAGTAACTCACCTACAAAACTatgtattttacaaaaaaaaaaaaaaaaaaaaaagactgtgataCAGACAACACAAAACTGTGGAGCCCAACCAGGTTCTCCTTAGCCAGTACCTGTGGGGtatgtcttttctctttgctttttcctgtgtagctcaggctagtcttgaacttacatttcccaggctggcctgaaacttatcctcctgccccatcctccTAAGTGCTGCCATTTCAGGTATGGACCACGCATCCAGCTTTGAGATTTGTATTTCTATTCTGCTTACCTCTAGGTTTGCTAGAGCTCCTTGCATCTTTAAGAAATGGGGACTGTTCTTGACTTGTTCCTTAGGGATAGCCTCTGTGTTAAGATAACACCCTGGGATTTGCTCTCTGATGGTCTGCATTAGCTGATAGCCCTGTATACAGAGGCATCCATGGGCTGCTTCTGGTCCTGTCTTGGAGAGCTATTTCCAGCTAGAACATGGTCAGACAGCATTCTGTTCCATGCTAAAGAGAAGCTGTGACTTAGCATGGTCACAGAACCCTCATGTCCAGCTTTGTAGTTTAGTTGGGTTTGTTATATTTGTATGATTTATGAAGCCTGACAGGGACTTAGGATTTGCCTGTGGAAAAGGTGACTCTATTTGGGGAAGGTAAGGAACAGTGGTATGGTCCTTAAGGGAGAGAGTACCAACCATCACGGTAGAAATCGACTTTAATGCTATGGAGATACTTCTGAATTAGTCCAATGGTTGACTGAGAAGTTCATATGGTATCAGTGAAAACAGCCTGACAcgggctttggtttgtttgtttgttttgagacagggtttctctgtgtagtcttggctgtcctggactcacttcatagaccaggctggcctggaactcacagagatctgcctgcctctgcctcccctagtgctgggattacatccAGCTGTGTGAGGAGGTCTTAATGCCTCTTGAGTGCACTGTCACAGAACTGGTTTTGTGGGGAGACATTACTGAGTTTTTATTGGGTACCTGCTATGCCAGGCATCATCAGAAATGTCTTCACTTGCTTCTCACAACTCAAAACCCTGAGATGGATGTGGTCCTGAGATGGATCTCCCCAGGGTGATGCGGCTGGTTTTGTAGGTTTACGCAGAGAATCATGGAAGTCTTGAAGCCAACTGTagcctttttatttctattatcgGTACAAATGAGGTCAGCAAAGGTCAGATAATTTGACCATTATTATTGTAGGAAAAGTGATTCTAAAACAAGCATGTGTAATTCCAAATACTCATAAGAAGTAAAAAGTCAAGAATCTGGGATGTTGATGTTGCTGGCCATTTGTTCATTACCAAGTAATAAGTAACTGCTTATAGCTGAGGCAAATGCcatttttgcatttattatttgattgatttttaaatttattttattttaagacaaggtctcaggtaGTCTAGGGTGGTCTCAAACCACCATGTataaaagatgactttgaactgctgatcctcttgcctctacctccagagtggaAGCATCAATGTGGTGGTCCTAAGGCCCACTGCACATACAGATTTAAGTTTCCTCAGCCCAGAAGTAGAGCAGAAAGTGATAATGACTTGCCAGCTCTGAAGATCTGTAGAATTCTACCTTTATATTGCTgctaaaggaaatagaaaaaaaatttttttgtcagGTTCTCATGGATCCCAGGCTAGTCTGAACTTGCTAAGTAACCTAGGCTAGACTGGAAAGCTATATACCCCATGCGGGCTAGTCTTCTGCTTCCAtcttcctagtgctggaattccaggtgtgACCCACTGGGCACTTACAGCATACCAAGCCTCTCTTTGGGTTCTTTCTACAAATTATTAATGAACTTGGATGACAACCCTGAGGACACCACCACCTGCTTTTCACATGAGGAAACAAAGGCCCAGAGAAGTTCATGCCTAAGTTGGTGTAGGTAGGAAACCTAGGCAGTCTGGCTGTAGGGTACATGCTCACGGTTTGGAATGTACAATTAGCTTTGTACTGGTGTGTAAATGATACAGCAATAAACAGGATGTGTGAGAGCAAGGAGTAGGCTGAGGTGGTATTTGGAGTGGTGGACCCTCATTACATGTGACGCAAAGCTTCACATGATAAAATGGCATCGCGCATGCACAGCAATGCTAGCTGCCTGTTTTGATACTGTACCCTAGTGATGGAGGACGGGAGCACTGGGGAAACTGGGTGAAGGGTGCACAGCCTTCTCTGTACTGTTGTTGCAACTTCCTGTGATTTTGTAACCTCAAAGTAAGTATCTGCCTCATTTTGGCAAGCCCCCAAGTCAGTGAATGGCCTGTCTTTCAGAATTGGTTGAAGGGGAGATCATCCTTGGAAGACAAGCCACCTTTGAAGCAGGGTTAGAAAAGTcaggaaggtgggagagaggctcaagggtagaggcaggagcaggaattGAGCAGTGACCATTAAGGGTCAAGTGCTATGGTGACTGCACTGGGGGTGCTGAAACCAGACACTTCTGTCATCTTGTGGTTTTGAGATGACTAGTGTTCAGCTGTCCAAGTAAAGAGgacccaaacaaacacaaatcccTGCCTCCATCCTGAGAGTCTCTCTCCTAGAGACTGGTCCTCTGGTGGTCAGGGACAGAGCCTGCTGGTCTGTATTTAAAAAGCCTTCCTACAGGTAACGTAGCCCAGGGACCTTGATAGAGCAGCTGATTAGACAAGCTGGGGCAGTGTCACTGGGACCAGCCACCGCAAGGATCTTGATCTTCAAATGGCTCAGAGACATGGATTATATTCACAACATCCAAACACATGTCCTCCCCGCATGCTACAAAGAAGCAAGGTGACTTCACGATGAATTATTCTTCTATTGTATGATTTGCCAAGTTTATCATGATAGGAATGTAGTTACCAACAGCATAATTCATTTACAAATGCTTTAAGACTCAAAAAACCACTAGGTAACTATATCTAGGTTAACAATGCTCTGGGCCACGAGGAACTAAATATCTGCCATGAATCAAACcgagaggtctgcttgcctcatACAGTAAAAAGtccagaggcaggaggtgggaggCCTAGGCTGACAGCCTGTGTGCATTACAGTCATGATGTAGGGGTGGGACGAGGTCACCGGCATTCCACTCACCCACCAGCCGTGGTGCTCTCAACTGGCCTTTCCTGTGCTAAAGGAGCCTGGGATattgagtattttgtttttgtagtctCTATGGTGGAGTCAGAGGAGTAAAGGGGGAGTGAATACTTGTTAGATGAACTAACCTAATGCGTCTGTCACAGCTTCAAatcaaattaatttaattataaatatagaaACAGCTGATGGGATAAACAGCAATACATCATCACAGACACTCTGATTGCTATCAAAATCAGGAATAAAGAATTCCACTGTCTGCAATACTGCAAAGAAGCACCGGTCTTTCATTCTCTGTTGGGACTAACTCTAGTTGCTTGAGAACGTCAGTTCCTTCTATCAGTTGCCTGCATAGGAGAGAATGAAAATGTGGTCAGTCACCAATTTCCACATTTAGCTGACATTCACGCTTGGGAGTTCTACCCAGCCACAGCTAAGGCTATTACAAATTATAGTAAGTGCCATAGTAAAGATCTGAAATGGCTCTAGATGTGCCCACTTTGCTGCCTGTATACCGGCAGTGGTCCCACCTGCCTCGAAGCTGCCCGCTGCAGCAGCTTTTAGCCCACTTCCCAGCATTTGCTCTGGCACCTACCCATCCTCCTGGCAGCCTTCCTCCTCACTGCAGTCAGGAGGGACCTGTCAGAAACATAGATCTGACGTCACCTCCCTGCTCTAAACAGTTATTTCTCACTACCTTATGATGAAGACTAGGGCTCCTCctgtgctccccacccccaaagcctTCTTGTTCTGCCTCCCATGGCACCCCAGGGATGTCTTGCTCTGCTCCACACAGACTGGCTTCCGGTACTTTAAGAATCTGGTACCTTCCTGCCATAGCTGTCCGCTTTTCCTTTGCCATCTCCTGGCCTACTGTCAGCTCTCAGCTCAGTCTTCAGTTTTTTGGAAAAGGTTTTCAGGGCTTTATACTTACATTAAGTACCCCCCAACCCTCCACATACCACTAGAGGTATTTACAGGGGtaaaatgttgttttaagttTAATActattctctttgtctctgtcttctgtctgtctgtctgtctgtctgtctctctctgtgtgtgtgtgtgtgtgtgtgtgtgtgtctgtgtgtctgtgtgtgcaggtgtacatgtatgcagGTAAGAAGACATCTTTCGGGAGCAGGCTCTTTCCTCCCTCCGTGAGTTCCAGGAATTAGGTCAGCAGGTTTGCGTGGTAAGTGCTTTACCCACCAATCCACCCCACTAGCCCTGAaatcttttatcatttatttctttttgttaactTCTGGTTCTCCTTTGAGAGCAGAGCCACATATGAGGTGCCCACGCACCCCCACTGGGGATATGAGTAAGGACTCAAGCCTGCACTAGTGGGGTTCTGCAGACCCACCCTGGCCTTGAGCTGGAACCCCAGAGGAGTGATGCGAGGCCTTTACTGTTTTTAGCTAGAAGGCAGCAGTATGAAAGCTCACACGGTGAACCCCAGAGTTGGGCCGGTGCTGGGAGAGATGGACTGACTGATCCCTGTGgttcagtggccagccagcctaagcCATACGGGTGAGTCTGGTGTCTCAAAAAGGTGCGTATATCAAGTATACCTAAGTCTTTCATATTTATGCTGAAGTGCTAGAGATGGACCCTTGGGCCTCACATACAATGCAAGCCCTCTGCCAGCTAGGCTATCTCCCCACTTCtgataaggatttttaaaaaaatttattcctaC from Acomys russatus chromosome 21, mAcoRus1.1, whole genome shotgun sequence encodes the following:
- the Cd164 gene encoding sialomucin core protein 24, translated to MSGVSRGLLWAATCLAVLCVSAAQQNSSSSPPNTTGTSTVTPKPVPTVLTPTTPPETCESHNSCISCVNTTIANITCFWLECQEGNKTYCSSEFVKNCSQVNRTESCSAKPTAQPSFPTSAPSAVTSGTTNTTLPPTSQPERKSTFDAASFIGGIVLVLGVQAVIFFLYKFCKSKERNYHTL